Proteins from one Streptomyces genisteinicus genomic window:
- the trpB gene encoding tryptophan synthase subunit beta: protein MSSDFFIPDPDGHVPTPQGYFGAFGGKFIPEALVAAVDEVAVEYEKAKHDPAFTAELGELLADYTGRPSALTEVPRFAEHAGGARVFLKREDLNHTGSHKINNVLGQALLTRRMGKTRVIAETGAGQHGVATATACALFGLECTVYMGEIDTQRQALNVARMRMLGAEVVAVKSGSRTLKDAINEAFRDWVANVDRTHYLFGTVAGPHPFPAMVRDFHRVIGVEARRQLLERAGRLPDAAVACVGGGSNAIGLFHAFIPDSGVRLIGCEPAGHGIATGEHAATLTAGEPGILHGSRSYVLQDDEGQITEPYSISAGLDYPGIGPEHSYLKDSGRGEYRAVTDDEAMQALRLLSRTEGIIPAIESAHALAGALEVGRELGKDGLIVVNLSGRGDKDMDTAARYFGLYDTDARVEADASADNGAAEIQGDAS from the coding sequence ATGTCCAGCGACTTCTTCATTCCCGACCCCGACGGTCATGTCCCCACCCCCCAGGGCTACTTCGGAGCCTTCGGCGGCAAGTTCATCCCCGAGGCGCTCGTCGCCGCCGTGGACGAGGTCGCCGTCGAGTACGAGAAGGCCAAGCACGATCCGGCGTTCACCGCCGAACTCGGCGAGCTGCTCGCCGACTACACCGGCCGCCCCAGCGCCCTCACGGAGGTGCCCCGCTTCGCCGAGCACGCCGGCGGCGCGCGCGTCTTCCTCAAGCGCGAGGATCTGAACCACACCGGCTCGCACAAGATCAACAACGTGCTGGGCCAGGCCCTGCTCACCCGGCGGATGGGCAAGACCCGGGTCATCGCCGAGACCGGCGCGGGCCAGCACGGGGTGGCCACGGCCACCGCGTGCGCGCTGTTCGGGCTCGAATGCACCGTCTACATGGGCGAGATCGACACCCAGCGGCAGGCGCTCAACGTCGCCCGGATGCGGATGCTGGGCGCCGAGGTCGTCGCCGTGAAGTCCGGCAGCCGCACCCTCAAGGACGCCATCAACGAGGCGTTCCGCGACTGGGTCGCCAACGTCGACCGCACCCACTACCTCTTCGGCACGGTCGCCGGGCCCCACCCCTTCCCGGCCATGGTGCGCGACTTCCACCGGGTCATCGGCGTCGAGGCCAGGCGCCAGCTCCTGGAGCGGGCCGGACGGCTCCCCGACGCGGCCGTCGCCTGCGTCGGCGGCGGGTCGAACGCCATCGGCCTCTTCCACGCCTTCATCCCCGACTCCGGCGTCCGCCTGATCGGCTGCGAGCCCGCCGGCCACGGCATCGCCACCGGGGAGCACGCGGCCACCCTCACCGCGGGCGAACCGGGCATCCTGCACGGCTCCCGGTCCTACGTCCTCCAGGACGACGAGGGCCAGATCACCGAGCCGTACTCGATCTCGGCCGGCCTCGACTACCCGGGCATCGGGCCCGAGCACTCCTACCTCAAGGACTCGGGCCGCGGCGAGTACCGCGCGGTCACCGACGACGAGGCGATGCAGGCACTGCGCCTGCTGTCGCGCACCGAGGGCATCATCCCGGCCATCGAGTCGGCGCACGCGCTGGCCGGCGCGCTGGAGGTCGGACGCGAGCTGGGCAAGGACGGGCTGATCGTGGTCAACCTGTCCGGCCGCGGCGACAAGGACATGGACACCGCCGCCCGTTACTTCGGGCTCTACGACACCGACGCCCGGGTCGAGGCCGACGCCTCGGCGGACAACGGCGCCGCCGAGATCCAGGGGGACGCCTCGTGA
- the trpM gene encoding tryptophan biosynthesis modulator TrpM has product MTAVRRHRRPAPGVRPGRSGVPAAAGHAYARLARGCRPRGCRAPARRVHGRRVRYVIGDEPGQVNGMRWRRAPERAGRQAVRSGVTAPTRLLP; this is encoded by the coding sequence GTGACCGCCGTCCGCCGCCACCGCCGACCCGCCCCGGGCGTCCGCCCGGGCAGGTCCGGCGTGCCCGCGGCGGCCGGCCACGCCTACGCCCGGCTGGCCCGTGGCTGCCGTCCGCGGGGCTGCCGCGCACCGGCACGCCGGGTCCACGGCCGGCGCGTGCGGTACGTGATCGGCGACGAACCGGGCCAGGTCAACGGGATGCGATGGCGCCGCGCGCCCGAGCGCGCAGGCCGACAGGCCGTGCGGAGCGGGGTCACCGCCCCGACCCGCCTCCTTCCCTGA
- the trpC gene encoding indole-3-glycerol phosphate synthase TrpC, whose amino-acid sequence MSVLDEIIEGVRADLAERQARVSLDELKERAAKAPAAKDGVAALRGDGVKVICEVKRSSPSKGALAAIADPAGLAADYEAGGAAVISVLTEERRFGGSLADLEAVRARVDVPVLRKDFIVTAYQLWEARAYGADVVLLIVAGLEQEALVSLIERAESIGLTPLVEVHDEDEVERAVDAGAKIIGVNARNLKTLKVDRSTFERVAPEIPSHIVKIAESGVRGPHDLIAYANAGADAVLVGESLVTGRDPKAAVADLVAAGAHPALRHGRS is encoded by the coding sequence GTGAGTGTGCTCGACGAGATCATCGAAGGTGTGCGCGCCGACCTCGCGGAGCGGCAGGCGCGTGTCAGCCTCGACGAGCTCAAGGAGCGCGCCGCCAAGGCCCCCGCTGCCAAGGACGGGGTCGCCGCGCTGCGCGGCGACGGCGTCAAGGTGATCTGCGAGGTCAAGCGCTCCAGCCCCTCCAAGGGGGCCCTCGCCGCGATCGCCGACCCGGCCGGCCTGGCCGCCGACTACGAGGCGGGCGGCGCGGCGGTCATCTCCGTGCTGACCGAGGAGCGGCGCTTCGGCGGTTCCCTCGCCGACCTGGAGGCCGTCCGGGCCCGGGTCGACGTCCCCGTGCTCCGCAAGGACTTCATCGTCACCGCCTACCAGCTCTGGGAGGCGCGCGCCTACGGTGCCGACGTGGTGCTGCTGATCGTCGCCGGGCTGGAGCAGGAGGCGCTGGTCTCCCTGATCGAGCGCGCCGAGTCCATCGGCCTCACCCCGCTCGTCGAGGTCCACGACGAGGACGAGGTGGAGCGCGCCGTCGACGCCGGAGCGAAGATCATCGGCGTGAACGCGCGCAACCTCAAGACCCTCAAGGTCGACCGCTCCACCTTCGAGCGCGTCGCCCCCGAGATCCCCTCGCACATCGTCAAGATCGCCGAGTCCGGTGTGCGCGGCCCCCACGACCTGATCGCCTACGCGAACGCCGGCGCCGACGCCGTGCTCGTCGGCGAGTCCCTCGTCACCGGCCGCGACCCCAAGGCGGCCGTGGCCGACCTGGTCGCCGCCGGCGCCCACCCGGCCCTGCGCCACGGGCGGAGCTGA
- a CDS encoding DUF2752 domain-containing protein produces MASAGRPAAEAAPPGPSGAPPAPAPPGAPPAPGGWGSGAYPGALAPVAPPSTGRRLAGPLVTLAGVAAAFAYVGSVDPNEPGHYPVCPLLSLTGVLCPGCGGLRSAHAFVHGDLPTALGANAAAVAGYLVFAVLWVMWLVHAVRGRPFRPRVSPLVGWSAGAVLVVFAVVRNLPFGAALAP; encoded by the coding sequence GTGGCGAGCGCGGGCCGGCCCGCTGCCGAGGCTGCCCCGCCCGGACCTTCCGGCGCACCCCCCGCGCCCGCGCCCCCCGGCGCACCCCCCGCCCCCGGTGGCTGGGGCAGCGGGGCGTACCCCGGGGCGCTCGCCCCGGTCGCGCCCCCGTCGACCGGGCGGCGGCTCGCCGGGCCGCTGGTCACGCTCGCGGGTGTCGCCGCGGCCTTCGCGTACGTCGGGAGCGTCGATCCCAACGAGCCGGGCCACTACCCGGTCTGTCCGCTGCTCAGCCTCACCGGCGTCCTCTGCCCGGGGTGCGGCGGGCTGCGCAGCGCGCACGCCTTCGTCCACGGTGACCTGCCTACCGCGCTGGGTGCCAACGCCGCCGCGGTCGCCGGCTACCTCGTCTTCGCCGTCCTGTGGGTGATGTGGCTCGTTCACGCCGTCCGCGGCAGGCCCTTCCGCCCGCGGGTCAGCCCCCTCGTCGGCTGGTCCGCGGGTGCCGTCCTGGTCGTCTTCGCCGTGGTGCGGAACCTGCCGTTCGGGGCCGCGCTGGCTCCGTGA
- a CDS encoding HGxxPAAW family protein — protein MAGSSHGHTPAAWTGVIIAFIGFCVAGVFMVADNPAGFWAGSALIVLGAVVGGAMKMAGMGTPKEPQAVAEARARAAARESAAA, from the coding sequence ATGGCGGGCAGCAGCCACGGACACACCCCGGCCGCCTGGACCGGCGTCATCATCGCCTTCATCGGGTTCTGCGTCGCAGGCGTCTTCATGGTCGCGGACAACCCGGCCGGTTTCTGGGCCGGTTCGGCCCTCATCGTGCTCGGCGCCGTCGTCGGCGGTGCGATGAAGATGGCGGGCATGGGCACGCCGAAGGAGCCGCAGGCCGTCGCCGAGGCGCGCGCCCGCGCCGCCGCGCGGGAGAGCGCCGCGGCCTGA
- a CDS encoding TIGR02234 family membrane protein, with amino-acid sequence MGRVSAVPVPQPRTSAAAPAAASGSRRSLAAALLLGAAGATVVLLAAGRVWAEGTASVGGGTVALDARGGDVTGVPTALAVVGLAALVAVFAARRAGRLLVSALLALSGAGASAAALLDASDTAALDEKAARTTGDAAATVGALTHTAWPYVTAAGGLLILLAGVLALRYGKRWPTMSGRYERDGTPRPRRAAAVDPDRPEDLWKALDRGEDPTREG; translated from the coding sequence GTGGGGCGGGTGAGTGCTGTTCCCGTACCCCAGCCCCGTACCTCGGCCGCCGCACCGGCGGCGGCGAGCGGCAGCCGCCGCAGCCTCGCCGCCGCGCTGCTCCTCGGTGCCGCCGGAGCCACCGTCGTCCTGCTCGCCGCCGGCCGCGTCTGGGCCGAGGGCACCGCGTCCGTCGGCGGCGGGACCGTCGCGCTGGACGCCCGGGGCGGCGACGTCACCGGCGTCCCGACCGCCCTGGCCGTCGTCGGCCTCGCCGCGCTCGTGGCCGTCTTCGCCGCACGCCGCGCCGGCCGGCTGCTGGTGTCCGCCCTGCTCGCGCTCAGCGGCGCCGGCGCGAGCGCCGCGGCGCTGCTCGACGCATCCGACACCGCCGCCCTCGACGAGAAGGCCGCCCGCACCACCGGGGACGCCGCCGCCACGGTCGGCGCCCTCACCCACACCGCGTGGCCCTACGTCACAGCCGCCGGCGGGCTGCTGATCCTGCTGGCGGGAGTGCTGGCGCTGCGGTACGGAAAGCGCTGGCCCACCATGTCCGGCCGCTACGAGCGCGACGGCACGCCGCGGCCCCGCCGGGCCGCCGCGGTCGACCCCGACCGCCCCGAGGATCTGTGGAAGGCCCTGGACCGCGGCGAGGACCCGACGCGCGAAGGGTGA
- a CDS encoding anthranilate synthase component I, whose protein sequence is MDLETFRKLAADRRVIPVSRRLLADGDTPVGLYRKLAAERPGTFLLESAENGRSWSRYSFIGVRSDATLTARDGEAHWLGTPPVGVPTAGDPLVALRETVETLHTPHDLASGMPPFTGGMVGYLGYDIVRRLERIGPGERDDLRLPELTMLLTSDLAVLDHWDGSVLLIANAINHNDLDTGVDEAYAGAVARLDAMEADLSRPLASPPAVLPPSELPEFSALWGGKDYQAAVEDIKERIRAGEAFQVVPSQRFETPCTASALDVYRVLRATNPSPYMYLFRFDGFDVVGSSPEALVKVEDGRAMVHPIAGTRPRGASPQEDHDLAEELLADPKERAEHLMLVDLGRNDLGRVCAPGTVEVVDFMSIERYSHVMHIVSTVTGRVAEGRTAFDVLTACFPAGTLSGAPKPRAMQIIDELEPSRRGLYGGAVGYLDFAGDSDTAIAIRTAVLRDGTAYVQAGAGVVADSDPVAEDTECRNKAAAVLRAVHTANRLNG, encoded by the coding sequence ATGGATCTCGAGACCTTCCGCAAGCTGGCGGCGGACCGCCGCGTCATCCCCGTCAGCCGCCGGCTGCTGGCGGACGGCGACACGCCCGTGGGGCTCTACCGCAAGCTCGCCGCCGAACGCCCCGGCACCTTCCTCCTCGAATCCGCGGAGAACGGCCGCTCCTGGTCGCGCTACTCCTTCATCGGCGTGCGCTCCGACGCGACGCTCACCGCCCGGGACGGCGAGGCGCACTGGCTGGGCACCCCGCCCGTCGGCGTCCCCACCGCGGGTGACCCGCTGGTCGCGCTGCGGGAGACCGTCGAGACCCTCCACACCCCGCACGACCTGGCGTCCGGGATGCCGCCCTTCACCGGCGGCATGGTCGGCTACCTCGGCTACGACATCGTCCGCCGCCTGGAGCGCATCGGTCCCGGCGAGCGCGACGACCTCCGCCTCCCCGAGCTGACCATGCTGCTCACCTCGGACCTCGCGGTGCTCGACCACTGGGACGGCAGCGTCCTGCTGATCGCCAACGCGATCAACCACAACGACCTCGACACCGGCGTCGACGAGGCGTACGCGGGCGCCGTCGCCCGCCTCGACGCCATGGAGGCCGACCTCTCCCGGCCGCTCGCGTCCCCGCCCGCCGTCCTGCCGCCGTCCGAACTGCCGGAGTTCTCCGCGCTGTGGGGCGGCAAGGACTACCAGGCCGCCGTCGAGGACATCAAGGAGCGCATCCGGGCCGGCGAGGCCTTCCAGGTCGTGCCCTCGCAGCGGTTCGAGACGCCGTGCACCGCGAGCGCGCTGGACGTCTACCGGGTGCTCCGCGCCACCAACCCCTCGCCGTACATGTACCTGTTCCGCTTCGACGGGTTCGACGTCGTCGGCTCCAGCCCGGAGGCGCTGGTCAAGGTCGAGGACGGGCGGGCCATGGTCCACCCCATCGCGGGCACCCGGCCGCGCGGCGCGAGTCCGCAGGAGGACCACGACCTCGCGGAGGAACTGCTCGCCGACCCCAAGGAGCGCGCCGAGCACCTCATGCTCGTCGACCTCGGCCGCAACGACCTGGGCCGTGTCTGCGCACCCGGCACGGTCGAGGTGGTCGACTTCATGTCGATCGAGCGCTACTCCCATGTGATGCACATCGTTTCCACCGTCACCGGCCGGGTGGCCGAGGGCCGCACCGCCTTCGACGTGCTCACCGCCTGCTTCCCCGCGGGCACCCTCTCGGGAGCGCCGAAGCCGCGGGCCATGCAGATCATCGACGAGCTCGAACCGTCCCGGCGCGGGCTCTACGGCGGTGCCGTCGGCTACCTGGACTTCGCCGGCGACTCCGACACGGCCATCGCCATCCGCACCGCGGTGCTCCGCGACGGCACCGCCTACGTCCAGGCGGGCGCGGGCGTGGTGGCCGACTCCGACCCGGTCGCCGAGGACACCGAGTGCCGGAACAAGGCGGCGGCGGTGCTCCGTGCCGTCCACACGGCCAACCGGCTGAACGGCTGA
- the hisI gene encoding phosphoribosyl-AMP cyclohydrolase, protein MATMTSSVPPSSLDPAVAARLKRSADGLVPAIAQQYDTGEVLMLGWMDDEALHRTLTTGRCTYWSRSRGEYWVKGDTSGHVQHVKSVALDCDADTVLVKVDQVGAACHTGARTCFDADVLLDK, encoded by the coding sequence ATGGCCACCATGACCAGCAGCGTCCCGCCGAGCTCCCTCGACCCCGCCGTAGCCGCCCGTCTCAAGCGCAGCGCCGACGGCCTCGTACCCGCCATCGCCCAGCAGTACGACACCGGCGAGGTGCTCATGCTCGGGTGGATGGACGACGAGGCGCTGCACCGCACCCTGACCACCGGACGCTGCACCTACTGGTCCCGCAGCCGCGGCGAGTACTGGGTGAAGGGCGACACCTCCGGCCACGTCCAGCACGTGAAGTCCGTGGCCCTGGACTGCGACGCCGACACCGTCCTCGTGAAGGTGGACCAGGTGGGCGCGGCCTGCCACACGGGCGCCCGCACCTGTTTCGACGCCGACGTGCTCCTGGACAAGTAG
- a CDS encoding TIGR03085 family metal-binding protein → MSTHAKRERLLLADLLEAAGPGAPTLCKGWTAHDLAAHVVMRERRPDAAGGVLLKALADRMERIRAEFAAQPYEELLRMIRSGPPRMSPYSLKQIDEAANTIEFFVHAEDVRRAQADWTPRDLDPVFENVLWSRLEKGARLLGRRAPLGVVLRRPDGQTVVAHRGTPVVTVTGQPGELTLFAFGRQDAARVDLEGDKDAIARVRTAQLGV, encoded by the coding sequence ATGTCGACCCATGCCAAGCGTGAACGACTTCTGCTCGCCGACCTGTTGGAGGCGGCGGGCCCCGGTGCCCCGACCCTGTGCAAGGGCTGGACGGCGCATGACCTCGCCGCGCACGTCGTGATGCGGGAGCGGCGGCCCGACGCGGCGGGCGGAGTGCTCCTGAAGGCCCTGGCGGACCGGATGGAGCGGATCCGTGCCGAGTTCGCGGCCCAGCCGTACGAGGAGCTGCTGCGGATGATCCGCAGCGGCCCGCCCAGGATGTCGCCGTACTCCCTCAAGCAGATCGACGAGGCGGCCAACACGATCGAGTTCTTCGTGCACGCGGAGGACGTGCGCCGGGCGCAGGCGGACTGGACGCCGCGCGACCTGGACCCGGTCTTCGAGAACGTCCTGTGGTCGCGCCTGGAGAAGGGCGCGCGGCTGCTGGGGCGGCGGGCCCCGCTGGGCGTGGTGCTGCGCAGGCCCGACGGCCAGACGGTGGTCGCCCACCGGGGAACGCCGGTGGTGACGGTGACGGGCCAGCCGGGCGAGCTGACGCTGTTCGCGTTCGGCCGGCAGGACGCCGCCCGGGTGGATCTGGAG